In Necator americanus strain Aroian chromosome IV, whole genome shotgun sequence, the following proteins share a genomic window:
- a CDS encoding hypothetical protein (NECATOR_CHRIV.G14935.T1) translates to MYVKLLLAASLLYAAQADTCIHCICLHESGCKAIGCEMDVGSLSCGYYQIKLPYYEDCGTPGRKSGEDVTTAWKRCADDYSCSTQCVQAYVNRYKGGCSSTGEGTCQIMSRLHNGGPSGCKISGTVQYWNAIAKCCGCS, encoded by the exons ATGTACGTCAAACTTCTTCTCGCTGCCAGTCTGC TGTACGCCGCTCAAGCGGATACTTGTATCCACTGTATCTGTCTCCATGAGTCAGGATGCAAGGCTATTGGATGCGAAATGGATGTAGGATCGCTATCCTGTGGATACTATCAG ATCAAACTTCCATACTATGAGGATTGCGGCACACCAGGACGTAAAAGCGGTGAAGACGTCACCACAGCATGGAAAAGATGCGCGGATGATTACAGTTGCTCTACCCAATGCGTCCAG GCCTACGTGAACCGCTACAAGGGCGGATGCTCATCGACTGGCGAAGGAACCTGCCAGATTATGTCCCGTCTCCATAACGGTGGCCCATCCGGTTGCAAAATTTCCGGCACCGTCCAATACTGGAACGCTATCGCGAAATGTTGCGGATGCTCATAA
- a CDS encoding hypothetical protein (NECATOR_CHRIV.G14936.T1), with product MECGPRIEDGSIRVDGTELKKVNCFTYLGSKVTSTGDIDQEGRARVNAAWMKWKMATGLLCDRKVPVRLKSKIYRTVVRPVALYGCECWPTTKALERVLHAIEMRMLRWTIGVTLKEKVSNDTVRSIFGVVPITEKMKAKTALKLDVSRVRPRGRPKIRWLDRVKLDMIDARLCTSDAMDRTKWKTRSRKADPATTRDKR from the coding sequence atggagtgcggaccaaggatagaggacggttcaattcgtgtcgatggcaccgaattaaagaaggtgaactgtttcacgtaccttggatccaaagtgacttccacaggcgacattgatcaagaaggtcgagcacgtgttaatgcggcatggatgaaatggaaaatggcaacaggctTACTGTGCGACaggaaagtccctgttcgactgaagtcgaagatctacaggacggttgtgcgtcctgttgccctttacggatgcgagtgctggccgacgacgaaagccttggaaagagtgctgcatGCTAttgagatgcggatgttgaggtggacgataggtgtaacgctaaaagagaaagtatccaacgacactgtacgttccatcttcggtgtcgtcccgataaccgaaaaaatgaaggccaaaaccgcactgaagctcgacgtttcaagagtgaggccgcgtgggaggccaaagattcgctggttagaccgtgtgaagctggatatgatagatgcgcgtttATGTACgtctgatgcaatggatagaaccaaatggaagacaagaagcagaaaggcggaccctgcaacaacgcgggacaaacgctag
- a CDS encoding hypothetical protein (NECATOR_CHRIV.G14937.T1) yields the protein MPMWKGKGEIADCTSYRPIRLLCHTMKVFERVLEARLRKIVSASLNQCGFLKDWSTIDAIHAVRILLEKHREKNRSVRLAFLDLEKAFDRIPHELLWMSMRSHRVPEEYVRWTKLLYAKPTSLVRCAAGTSMPFPVQVGVHQGSSLSPLLFILCMDTITKEIRKQHPWTLLFADDVMLVSR from the coding sequence atGCCTAtgtggaaagggaaaggagaaattgctgactgcacttcgtacaggcctatacgactgctgtgccatacgatgaaggtctttgagcgtgtcctggaggctcgtctgaggaaaattgtcagcgcttcactcaaccagtgcggttttctgaaagattggagcactatagatgctatccatgctgtccgtatccttctggagaaacatcgagagaagaaccgcagtgtgcgtcttgcttttctcgatctcgagaaagctttcgatcgtatcccacatgagctgttatggatgtccatgaggtcgcatagagtaccagaagaatatgtgcggtggacaaagctgctttatgcgaagcccaCCAGCCTTGtccgatgtgctgctggaacaagcatgccattccctgtacaagtaggggttcatcagggttcatccctgtcacctctgctgttcatactgtgcatggacacgataacgaaggaaatccggaagcagcatccgtggactctactctttgccgacgatgtcatgctcgtctcgagatga
- a CDS encoding hypothetical protein (NECATOR_CHRIV.G14938.T2), with the protein MGCSEEEKACFWEDLEQYVQSLEGEVLLIGGDFDGHVGSRKDGFESCHGGYGCGVRNDDGLRILEYAVASDLIIANTQYRKRKSHLITYTSGSRETQIDFWMLRRRDRRLLQDSKVIPTDHVAAQHHLLIMDLKISRPRKRHPRTETQRIKWWNLKDRKEIFLRCVVWNEEVQAAICEKKFKYKLWWRTRQPEDQGAYLAAKREAKKAVSKAKSDCHKAVYDMLDTREGERAVYRLFRARHRSNLDMEHTKIVKGADRAVLRRPGQILERWREYYNHLCNEEFYHPPIPTVPSFEGSVLPITAVEVSAALAKMKSNKATTRS; encoded by the exons atgggctgtagtgaagaagagaaggcgtgcttttgggaagatctggagcagtacgtccaatccctagAAGGCGAAGTActtctaatcggaggagacttcgacggacatgtcggttctcggaaagacgggttcgagagttgtcatggtggatacggttGTGGAGttcgtaacgacgacgggttgcgaatcctggagtatgctgttgcaagtgacttgatcattgctaacacgcagtataggaaaagaaaatcgcatttgatcacgtacaccagcggcagtcgtgaaacacaaatagatttctggatgttacgccgacgagatcgccgacttctgcaggattcaaaagtcatccctacagatcatgtcgctgcccaacaccatctgctcattatggacttgaaaatctcccgtccaaggaagagacatccaagaactgaaacacagcgcatcaaatggtggaatctgaaggatcgaaaggagatATTTttgc GCTGCGTggtttggaacgaggaagttcaggcggcaatttgtgagaagaagttcaagtataagctctggtggaggacacgtcagcctgaagatcagggtgcttacctagcggcgaaaagggaggctaagaaggcagtctccaaggcgaagtcggactgccacaaggctgtgtacgacatgcttgataccagagagggcgagcgggcagtgtatcgtttattcagagcacgtcatcgctcaaACTTGGATATGgaacacaccaagatcgttaagggagctgatagagccgttctgcgccgccctggtcagatcctggagaggtggcgagagtactacaaccacttgtgtaacgaagagttctatCATCCTCCGatcccaactgttcccagcTTCGAGGGttctgttctaccaattactgccgtcgaagtcagtgctgccctcgcaaaaatgaagtcgaacaaggcaacaacaaggtcctga
- a CDS encoding hypothetical protein (NECATOR_CHRIV.G14938.T1) yields the protein MGCSEEEKACFWEDLEQYVQSLEGEVLLIGGDFDGHVGSRKDGFESCHGGYGCGVRNDDGLRILEYAVASDLIIANTQYRKRKSHLITYTSGSRETQIDFWMLRRRDRRLLQDSKVIPTDHVAAQHHLLIMDLKISRPRKRHPRTETQRIKWWNLKDRKEIFLRPWLHLHFPTLLVVWRKCGRLLPALYA from the coding sequence atgggctgtagtgaagaagagaaggcgtgcttttgggaagatctggagcagtacgtccaatccctagAAGGCGAAGTActtctaatcggaggagacttcgacggacatgtcggttctcggaaagacgggttcgagagttgtcatggtggatacggttGTGGAGttcgtaacgacgacgggttgcgaatcctggagtatgctgttgcaagtgacttgatcattgctaacacgcagtataggaaaagaaaatcgcatttgatcacgtacaccagcggcagtcgtgaaacacaaatagatttctggatgttacgccgacgagatcgccgacttctgcaggattcaaaagtcatccctacagatcatgtcgctgcccaacaccatctgctcattatggacttgaaaatctcccgtccaaggaagagacatccaagaactgaaacacagcgcatcaaatggtggaatctgaaggatcgaaaggagatATTTttgcgtccgtggctccatctgcacttccccaccctactcgtagtgtggaggaaatgtggtcgtctacttccagcgttatacgcttga
- a CDS encoding hypothetical protein (NECATOR_CHRIV.G14939.T2) yields MRGLPARGRRRPKKLVRHRQQHPVRSATLNVGTLTGRSRELADSLRKRHVDICCVQETHLKGSKSRELGDGFKLIYHGTSNRSGVGIILNESFRNSVTAVDRL; encoded by the coding sequence atgcgagggctaccggctagaggacggagaaggccaaagaagttagtccgccatcgccagcaacatccagtgcgctcggcaacacttaacgttgggacgcttactggaagaagtcgtgaactggcagacagtctcagaaaacgccatgttgacatatgttgtgtacaggagactcacttgaaaggctccaagtcaagggaattaggcgatggcttcaagctcatctaccacggGACATCAAATCGCAgtggcgttggtatcatattgaacgagtcgtttagaaatagcgtcacagcggtggatcgactatag
- a CDS encoding hypothetical protein (NECATOR_CHRIV.G14939.T1): protein MCSSEARAYPRSDAHCPRPGNVANMRGLPARGRRRPKKLVRHRQQHPVRSATLNVGTLTGRSRELADSLRKRHVDICCVQETHLKGSKSRELGDGFKLIYHGTSNRSGVGIILNESFRNSVTAVDRL, encoded by the coding sequence atgtgttcttcagaagctagggcgtaccccagaagcgacgcgcattgtcctcgcccgggcaatgtggcaaatatgcgagggctaccggctagaggacggagaaggccaaagaagttagtccgccatcgccagcaacatccagtgcgctcggcaacacttaacgttgggacgcttactggaagaagtcgtgaactggcagacagtctcagaaaacgccatgttgacatatgttgtgtacaggagactcacttgaaaggctccaagtcaagggaattaggcgatggcttcaagctcatctaccacggGACATCAAATCGCAgtggcgttggtatcatattgaacgagtcgtttagaaatagcgtcacagcggtggatcgactatag
- a CDS encoding hypothetical protein (NECATOR_CHRIV.G14940.T1), with amino-acid sequence MFSLLFPAFVHPFPVLHGDMGKLTIITTIVFFIFLPSSALDNGLARTPPMGWMSWTVFRCQLNCTTYPDACINEHLYQEMADRLVSDGYRDVGYDHIHVDDCWMARIRDSNGRLVADPLRFPSGMKALAQYMHDKGLYFGIYEDYGLETCAGFPGSYGHIQMDADSFAEWECDYLKLDGCFMLPTDGHIGYPEMERALNATGRPIMYSCEWPAYLYYDQNDVNYTEISKSCNLWRNFHDIAVSWQSLLDIINFFDKWQDKLIPAAGPGGWHDPDMLIIGIKPGLTVEQAKVQMSIWSIWSAPLIMSNDLRSIDSEFKDILQNRDVIAIDQDPLGIMGRRVLNSQDNGVYVKPVTPTRGDAASFALVVLNRHAEKTYTVQFALYRIGLNNTLGYEVKDLWSKQDMGVMKPTDTLKVNVPPTGAAMFKATVI; translated from the exons ATGTTTAGTCTCTTGTTTCCAGCTTTCGTTCATCCTTTTCCGGTATTGCATGGAGATATGGGTAAACTGACGATTATCACAACAATTGTGTTCTTCATATTCCTCCCATCATCTGCGTTGGATAATGGATTGGCTAG GACACCGCCAATGGGTTGGATGTCGTGGACGGTTTTTCGATGCCAACTGAACTGCACAACATATCCAGATGCATGTATCAATGAGCACCTATATCAAGAAATGGCAGACAGGCTCG TATCCGACGGTTATCGAGACGTAGGCTATGATCATATTCATGTTGACGACTGCTGGATGGCCCGTATTCGCGATTCGAATGGTCGACTTGTTGCTGATCCCCTCCGCTTTCCCTCCGGAATGAAAGCGCTCGCACAATAT ATGCATGACAAAGGTCTTTACTTTGGTATCTATGAAGATTACGGATTGGAGACATGTGCTGGCTTTCCGGGAAGTTATGGACACATTCAA ATGGATGCCGACAGTTTTGCTGAATGGGAATGTGATTATTTGAAACTAGACGGTTGTTTTATGTTACCAACTGATGGACATATAG GCTACCCTGAAATGGAGCGAGCACTTAACGCTACAGGCAGACCTATAATGTACTCATGTGAATGGCCTGCATATCTGTACTATGATCAAAACGAT GTGAACTATACGGAAATTAGTAAATCGTGCAATCTTTGGCGTAATTTCCATGATATTGCTGTTTCATGGCAATCATTGCTTGACATTATAAATTTCTTTGATAAGTGGCAAGATAAACTTATCCCAGCCGCTGGTCCTGGAGGATGGCATGATCCTGACATG CTGATTATCGGCATAAAACCAGGACTTACAGTAGAACAGGCGAAAGTTCAAATGTCTATTTG GTCAATTTGGTCTGCGCCGCTGATCATGTCGAACGACTTACGATCAATCGATTCCGAATTCAAGGATATCCTTCAGAACCGTGACGTCATTGCAATAGATCAGGATCCACTCGGAATAATGGGAAGACGTGTCTTAAAC TCCCAGGATAACGGTGTGTACGTGAAACCTGTCACGCCAACAAGAGGAGATGCGGCATCGTTCGCACTAGTAGTGCTTAATAGACACGCAGAAAAAACCTAC ACTGTTCAATTCGCACTTTATCGAATTGGCTTGAATAATACACTCGGATATGAAGTGAAAGATCTGTGGTCAAAGCAGGATATGGGGGTCATGAAGCCGACAGACACTTTGAAGGTCAACGTTCCGCCTACTGGGGCGGCTATGTTTAAGGCTACAGTTATTTAA
- a CDS encoding hypothetical protein (NECATOR_CHRIV.G14940.T4) gives MDADSFAEWECDYLKLDGCFMLPTDGHIGYPEMERALNATGRPIMYSCEWPAYLYYDQNDVNYTEISKSCNLWRNFHDIAVSWQSLLDIINFFDKWQDKLIPAAGPGGWHDPDMLIIGIKPGLTVEQAKVQMSIWSIWSAPLIMSNDLRSIDSEFKDILQNRDVIAIDQDPLGIMGRRVLNSQDNGVYVKPVTPTRGDAASFALVVLNRHAEKTYTVQFALYRIGLNNTLGYEVKDLWSKQDMGVMKPTDTLKVNVPPTGAAMFKATVI, from the exons ATGGATGCCGACAGTTTTGCTGAATGGGAATGTGATTATTTGAAACTAGACGGTTGTTTTATGTTACCAACTGATGGACATATAG GCTACCCTGAAATGGAGCGAGCACTTAACGCTACAGGCAGACCTATAATGTACTCATGTGAATGGCCTGCATATCTGTACTATGATCAAAACGAT GTGAACTATACGGAAATTAGTAAATCGTGCAATCTTTGGCGTAATTTCCATGATATTGCTGTTTCATGGCAATCATTGCTTGACATTATAAATTTCTTTGATAAGTGGCAAGATAAACTTATCCCAGCCGCTGGTCCTGGAGGATGGCATGATCCTGACATG CTGATTATCGGCATAAAACCAGGACTTACAGTAGAACAGGCGAAAGTTCAAATGTCTATTTG GTCAATTTGGTCTGCGCCGCTGATCATGTCGAACGACTTACGATCAATCGATTCCGAATTCAAGGATATCCTTCAGAACCGTGACGTCATTGCAATAGATCAGGATCCACTCGGAATAATGGGAAGACGTGTCTTAAAC TCCCAGGATAACGGTGTGTACGTGAAACCTGTCACGCCAACAAGAGGAGATGCGGCATCGTTCGCACTAGTAGTGCTTAATAGACACGCAGAAAAAACCTAC ACTGTTCAATTCGCACTTTATCGAATTGGCTTGAATAATACACTCGGATATGAAGTGAAAGATCTGTGGTCAAAGCAGGATATGGGGGTCATGAAGCCGACAGACACTTTGAAGGTCAACGTTCCGCCTACTGGGGCGGCTATGTTTAAGGCTACAGTTATTTAA
- a CDS encoding hypothetical protein (NECATOR_CHRIV.G14941.T1), which translates to MPVLNIFVAHPPTSSYEEEEVEDFYMDQEKFYREAFYNVIIGDFNAKIGPTRTPEEVHITTRCLQWNEQEEKLSEFTMTTKSIYKT; encoded by the coding sequence aTGCCAGTTTTGAATATCTTTGTCGCTCAtcctccaacatcaagctacgaagaggaagaagtcgaagatttctatatggaccaggagaagttctacagagaagccTTCTACAatgtcataattggcgatttcaacgccaaaattggccctacaagaacgcctgaagaagTTCACATCACAACTCGCTGccttcaatggaatgaacaggaagAGAAGCTTTCCGAGTTTACCATGACGACTAAAAGCATTTATAAAACGTAG
- a CDS encoding hypothetical protein (NECATOR_CHRIV.G14942.T1), which translates to MQARTVKNDVMGLTETRRRHPVNAAYGAGEELFLGTCDSRGVGDAGVLVNASMATTLSNNLRPKSDVCG; encoded by the coding sequence ATGCAAGCTAGAACGGTGAAGAACGACGTGATGGGACTGACCGAGACTAGACGACGCCACCCAGTAAACGCAGCATATGGcgctggagaagaactgttcttaggaacatgcgatagtagaggagttggtgatGCTGGTGTCCTTGTCAACGCGAGTATGGCaacgactctttcgaacaacttacgacccaaatcggacgtctgcggatga
- a CDS encoding hypothetical protein (NECATOR_CHRIV.G14943.T1) gives MPVLNIFVAHPPTSSYEEEEVEAFYMDLEKFYREEHTFYKIIIGDSNTKIGPRRTPEEHRDPRSTMKLTGREALRVHHDD, from the coding sequence ATGCCAGTTTTGAATATCTTTGTCGCTCAtcctccaacatcaagctacgaagaggaagaagtggaagccttctatatggacctggagaagttctacagagaagaacaTACCTTCTACAAAATCATAATTGGTGATTCTAACACCAaaattggcccaagaagaacgcctgaggaacatcgggacccacggtcTACAATGAAATTaacagggagagaggctctccgagttcatcatgacgactaa
- a CDS encoding hypothetical protein (NECATOR_CHRIV.G14944.T1) — MTTKTIHENSQFQKPFSAYAGRGSHSVEGAVINEIDHIIVNKRFCLTDFAVVPKFYTRSDHRLLRGRFSFTRREEKAAKLRDPRTILNWDLLATPAGFWEDSAMDNIDEEYNRLVEHLHDCAKKAEF; from the coding sequence atgacgactaagaccatccatgagaactcgcaattccagaagccctttTCCGCGTACGccggacgtgggagtcactcGGTGGAGGGTGCCGTaattaatgaaatagaccacatcatcgtcaataaaaggttctgcctgacggacttcgctgttgtgccaaagttctatacgagatcggaccatcgcctcctccgaggaagattttccttcacaaggagagaagagaaagccgccaagttgaGAGATCCCAGAACTATCCTTAATTGGGATCTCTTAGCTACGCCAgctggcttttgggaagattccgcaatggacaacatcgacgaggaatataaccggctcgttgaacaccttcacgactgcgcgaagaaggctgagttttaa
- a CDS encoding hypothetical protein (NECATOR_CHRIV.G14945.T1) encodes MPLCLTFIDLKKAFDSVETEAVVEALDNQGVPTQYIKVLRELYNNFTTGIPPFHKNIIIDVKRGVRQGDTISPKIFTATLENAMRKLEWDDMGVKVNLQKTMFMRNGWVSDAQFTLNGTNISECTSYVYLGRELNMMNDLTPELGRRRRAAWGAYKSIEDVVNKTRSTRLRAYLFNTTVLPALTYAIGNLGISQAGRKRVRDGIRSSLPRQRSKIKDAATFAKESKIRWAGHVMRFNDNRWTRAESGWVPAILSALHEDRRPDGQISSRSPSKELMMLFGPARKEEPLGDYGTRLGQMEELLAPARPVRRSTGVKVIKMIYHTHTIHTIQVSGVSIHLGSVNAFYCVS; translated from the exons atgccactctgtctcaccttcatcgacttgaagaaggcctttgactcagttgagacggaagcggtcgtggaagccttggacaaccaaggcgtccctactcagtacataaaggtacttcgagagttgtacaataacttcacgaccggaattccGCCATTccacaagaacatcatcattgacgtgaagaggggggtccgacagggtgatacaatttcacccaaaatattcacagccaccctcgagaacgcaatgcgaaagttggaatgggacgacatgggagtgaag gtgaatctgcaaaagacgatgttcatgcggaacgggtgggtctcggatgcccaattcacgctcaacggaacgaacatatccgaatgcaccagctacgtttatctgggtcgggaattgaacatgatgaacgacctgacccccgagctgggcaggaggagaagagcggcttggggagcgtataagagcatcgaggatgtagtgaataAGACTAGGAGCACCCGCCTCCGTGCttacctcttcaacaccaccgtacttcctgctttgacctacgctaTCGGAAACCtaggcatttcgcaagcaggaagaaaacgcg tgagggacgggattcgaagttctctcccacgtcagcgatcgaagattaaagACGCCGccacgtttgccaaggaaagtaaaataagatgggccggacacgtgatgcgctttaacgacaatcgttggaccagagccgagAGCGGCTGGGTCCCCGCGATATTGAGCGCACTACacgaagaccgccgacccgatggtcagatttcttcacgaagtccttcgaaGGAacttatgatgctcttcggtcccgcgcgaaaggaggaaccactgggcgattATGGTACGCGattgggacaaatggaagaactactggcgcccgctcgaccagttcgaagatcaacgggagtcaaggtgatcaagatgATCTACCATACACACACTATACACACTATACAAGTCtctggtgtatcaatccatttgggatccgtcaacgcgttttactgcgtttcgtaa
- a CDS encoding hypothetical protein (NECATOR_CHRIV.G14940.T2) has translation MFWTEVVKEDLRNFGVDRQFRRDVRFRRIWNSDEWIDSLQALAEDREGETKIRLMEMGRDVAQHWLSTPNIEPAMDTAERLAIEDQVNRLNMAIEKYNTELILKKSGLYNEKTCDLIESPADLIGHIYTNCIDWKSAKDREEKIAVVEQLARANHLRNLSQIQEDLVMGWLIADKVDDAYAVDPNDTMGNVGLDLGMCGSDENEVFLLPFFDVAVDKIVHVLKLINMDKIMVDLITYLRRDASTVAGGFRTIVRAACVLLRAYTNTQLKKANYDQVKICVDLDAVLYGRLLDLAHVDIPLDTFRRQEKSVVVRGLVTPGVRWTPQLAFLIASLIVDNEIADKSVVEMVLNRLQAAQKREMFVTLLTFCRQEKKLHRTKNLAMLWARAVDWSLGNIENVTGEMRDKFENWFYFAVSCPVEGGRGFDSIKSALRARNYVVAAYLIGIVGSFTQKCSTLDYTTVNPQQELVFNWTNTAINDVTV, from the exons atgttctggactgaggtggtgaaagaggacctgaggaatttcggcgtggataggcagttcaggcgagacgtaaggtttcgcagaatatggaatagcgacgaatggattgattctctgcaagctctcgcagaagatcgagaag GTGAAACAAAGATTCGACTCATGGAGATGGGTAGAGACGTAGCACAACACTGGCTGTCGACTCCCAACATTGAACCT GCTATGGACACCGCCGAACGCTTGGCTATTGAGGACCAGGTAAACCGCTTGAACATGGCTATCGAAAAGTACAACACGGAATTgattctgaaaaaa tcagGGTTGTACAATGAAAAAACTTGTGATCTTATTGAATCTCCTGCTGATTTGATTGGACATATTTACACGAACTGCATAGATTGGAAATCAGCTAAAGACCGCG aagagaaaatagCTGTGGTCGAACAGCTTGCCAGGGCCAACCATCTCAGAAATTTGTCGCAAATCCAGGAAGACCTAGTCATGGGTTGGTTGATAGCAGACAAAGTTGACGACGCCTATGCAGTAGATCCAAATGAT ACTATGGGAAATGTTGGTCTTGATTTGGGTATGTGTGGCAGCGACGAGAATGAGGTGTTTCTACTACCATTCTTCGATGTAGCTGTAGAtaa GATTGTTCATGTCTTGAAGTTGATCAATATGGATAAGATCATGGTCGACTTAATCACCTACTTAAGAAGG GATGCATCTACAGTTGCTGGAGGATTCAGAACTATTGTGAGAGCAGCTTGCGTCTTGTTACGTGCTTACACAAACACACAGTTAAAGAAGGCAAACTATGATCAAGTGAAAATTTG cgTTGATTTGGATGCAGTCTTGTACGGTCGATTGCTGGATCTAGCTCATGTTGATATTCCTCTAGACACTTTCCGTAGACAGGAGAAATCTGTAGTTGTTCGTGGGCTTGTGACCCCAGGAGTACGATGGACACCTCAg CTTGCCTTCTTGATTGCTTCGCTAATTGTGGATAATGAGATTGCTGACAAATCTGTGGTGGAGATGGTTTTAAACCGCCTACAAGCTGCTCAGAAACGAGAAATGTTCGTCACATTGTTGACGTTCTGTCG ACAAGAGAAGAAACTTCATCGTACAAAAAATTTGGCCATGTTGTGGGCTCGAGCTGTCGATTGGTCTCTTGGTAACATAG AAAATGTGACTGGAGAAATGCGAGACAAATTTGAGAATTGGTTCTATTTCGCTGTATCCTGTCCGGTAGAAGGAGGACGGGGATTTGATTCGATTAAGAGTGCCTTGCGGGCCCGGAACTACGTCGTGGCTGCTTATCTTATTGGTATTGTAGGGTCGTTTACGCAG aagtgCTCGACACTTGACTACACAACTGTGAATCCGCAGCAGGAGTTAGTGTTCAACTGGACAAATACAGCGATTAATGATGTGACTGtgtag
- a CDS encoding hypothetical protein (NECATOR_CHRIV.G14946.T1) → MFKVLERIILDRLIKHREETIRDEQAGFRSGRSTIDQVFIVRRLIEIWQRYSAPMQSAFLDFGAAFDSPHRGRLLNALRADGIPGKFVRLLDDMNQRTTAAIRTPPGCTTPFEVVTGARQRAVAGPFLFNFAIDDIMRRTVDQCPADIVLAPSGCPRVRR, encoded by the coding sequence atgttcaaggtattggagcgcattatcttggaccgactcattaaacatcgcgaagaaacaataCGCGATGAGCAAGCTGGCTTCCGTTCTggtcgatctacgattgaccaggtgttcatcgtcaggagattgatcgaaatctggcagcggtattcggcGCCAATGCAATCAGCGTTTTTGGACTTTggagccgcgttcgactctcctcaccgaggccgtcttctcaacgcgctccgcgcagATGGaataccaggaaagttcgttcgcttgcttgatgacatgaatcaacgaacaactgctgcaattCGAACACCacccggatgtacaacaccgtttgaggtggtaactggagcaAGACaaagggcagtggcaggacccttcctgttcaattttgcaatcgacgacattatgcgaagaacagtcgaccagtgtcctgccgacattgtcttagcaccatcagggtgccctcgagtacgccgatga